In Nitrososphaerales archaeon, a genomic segment contains:
- a CDS encoding RnfABCDGE type electron transport complex subunit D: TFGFLTTYILLFTIFALYIGQEILVRLSLEVFGAGGGLFFFTFFMLTDPPTSPARNQTLYGLIVASIAFILRFLTNPIQFLLITLIVMNMLIRLIDTKVTRLNNLLKNLMRI, translated from the coding sequence ACTTTCGGTTTCCTCACCACCTACATTCTGCTCTTCACAATATTCGCTTTATATATTGGTCAAGAGATTTTGGTGAGATTATCCCTTGAAGTATTTGGTGCGGGTGGTGGCCTCTTCTTTTTTACATTCTTTATGCTTACCGATCCACCTACCTCTCCTGCACGTAATCAAACCCTCTATGGATTGATAGTAGCATCGATAGCATTTATTCTTCGCTTCCTTACAAATCCCATACAATTTTTACTCATCACCCTTATAGTTATGAATATGCTCATTCGGTTAATCGATACAAAGGTAACACGATTGAATAATCTTCTTAAAAATCTCATGAGAATTTAA
- the kae1 gene encoding KEOPS complex N(6)-L-threonylcarbamoyladenine synthase Kae1 — MISRISRELPETYHHSIFSKENEGKICLGIESTAHTFGAALTQIVERKGIILSDVKSVYQPPPGSGIHPREASRHHAENAAKVIHEALNKAGVSIKEVDAIAYSAGPGLGPCLRVGAVSARSLSSYFKKPLIPVNHALGHIELSTMLTGAIDPVVLLVTGGHTAITAYISGRWKIFGETLDITIGQLIDQFGREAGFSSPCGAKIEELARRSSNYLPLPYSVKGNDVSFSGILTAAKNMLKEGKKLEDLCYSLQETAFAMLIETTERALAFSEKKEVLLVGGVAANLRLQEMLKEMCRQHDARPLIVPQQYSGDCGAQISWTGLLAYLSGTRVDVEKSIIRQSWRFDKVAVKWRY; from the coding sequence ATGATTTCTAGGATTTCTAGAGAATTACCAGAAACATACCATCACTCAATCTTTAGTAAGGAGAATGAGGGGAAGATATGCCTCGGTATAGAATCGACCGCCCACACTTTTGGAGCAGCTTTAACTCAAATAGTTGAGCGTAAAGGAATAATTCTATCTGATGTAAAGAGTGTATATCAACCACCCCCGGGGTCGGGGATTCATCCTCGTGAAGCATCTAGACATCATGCGGAGAATGCAGCAAAGGTCATTCATGAAGCTCTTAATAAAGCAGGTGTGAGTATTAAGGAAGTGGATGCGATAGCTTACTCGGCTGGACCCGGGCTTGGCCCATGCTTAAGAGTGGGTGCTGTTTCTGCTCGATCTCTCTCTTCATACTTTAAAAAACCTTTAATCCCTGTAAATCATGCGTTAGGCCATATCGAATTATCGACGATGCTGACTGGAGCGATAGATCCCGTTGTTCTACTTGTAACAGGTGGGCATACGGCCATCACCGCTTATATCTCAGGTAGATGGAAAATCTTTGGTGAAACTTTAGATATTACGATCGGCCAATTGATCGATCAATTTGGTAGAGAAGCTGGATTTAGTTCACCGTGCGGAGCGAAGATCGAGGAATTGGCTAGAAGATCTTCAAATTATCTACCATTGCCATACAGTGTAAAAGGTAACGATGTCTCTTTCTCTGGCATATTAACGGCCGCTAAAAATATGCTGAAAGAAGGGAAGAAGTTAGAAGATCTATGCTACTCTTTACAAGAGACCGCATTCGCAATGCTGATCGAGACTACCGAAAGGGCCCTAGCATTTTCAGAGAAGAAAGAAGTTTTATTGGTGGGTGGTGTGGCTGCGAATTTAAGGCTTCAAGAGATGCTCAAAGAGATGTGCCGCCAACATGATGCCCGCCCTCTAATCGTACCACAACAGTATAGTGGAGATTGTGGTGCCCAAATCTCTTGGACCGGTCTTTTAGCTTACCTATCGGGTACCAGAGTGGATGTAGAGAAGAGTATAATACGCCAATCATGGAGGTTCGATAAGGTGGCTGTAAAGTGGAGATACTGA